The Campylobacter concisus genome window below encodes:
- a CDS encoding anti-sigma factor antagonist, whose amino-acid sequence MKLTFNGSMAIIRPFGFLEAENVPLKLSEKYINQISSRDISAILLSLKNVTFFSPIWLGRVIENLSEEAQKLGVVFAICDYNEIFYELMMKTVKNILNISMFESENIASLFLNKFLNNANDKVFIYNSTEQYKHYLANYLKNRSFNVVEARDATEFNKKKNLYSYAVSQLNHVRLRQNQIDTFIKDGVVVYAIKSFMDSDFIEDFDMSAHDIMLKIGYKFFILWVNISGALNIRGAKFLIKLANISKISGAFISLCGINESNLSIELVTYLKDANIFIYKNLNDFYKDDTIFYLKKRDFDAEPVDINKSVAQISSYVTQIASKIISQLAEEEILCVDTKVSALDIEDECDYLRICVQYYGDIYARVLFGVKKDKLDKICSIFMPEGNDSNDCLSGYSQIFSIITDKFLTHLWQKGIKVKVSLPKILSDDVFFDHNSIGIMNRLDAKDDEIGFIFVTK is encoded by the coding sequence ATGAAATTAACTTTTAATGGTTCTATGGCTATTATAAGGCCTTTTGGTTTTTTGGAAGCAGAGAATGTTCCATTAAAATTAAGTGAAAAATATATAAACCAAATTTCATCGCGTGATATCAGCGCTATACTGCTCTCACTAAAAAATGTTACATTTTTTAGTCCTATTTGGCTTGGTAGAGTAATTGAAAATTTAAGCGAAGAAGCGCAAAAGCTTGGCGTAGTATTTGCGATTTGTGATTACAATGAAATTTTTTATGAATTGATGATGAAAACAGTTAAGAATATTTTAAATATTTCAATGTTTGAAAGTGAAAATATCGCAAGCTTATTTTTAAATAAATTTCTAAACAACGCAAATGACAAAGTATTCATTTATAACTCAACTGAGCAGTACAAGCACTATTTAGCTAATTATCTCAAAAATCGCTCATTTAATGTGGTTGAGGCTAGAGATGCGACCGAGTTTAATAAAAAAAAGAATTTATATAGTTATGCAGTGTCGCAGCTAAATCATGTGAGATTAAGACAAAATCAGATAGATACTTTTATAAAAGATGGTGTCGTTGTTTATGCCATAAAAAGTTTTATGGATTCAGATTTTATTGAAGATTTTGATATGTCAGCTCATGACATTATGCTAAAAATCGGATATAAATTTTTTATTTTATGGGTAAATATTTCTGGTGCTTTAAATATAAGAGGCGCAAAATTTCTAATCAAACTTGCTAACATTAGCAAAATATCAGGTGCATTTATTTCGCTTTGTGGCATAAACGAATCAAATTTATCTATTGAATTAGTAACATACCTTAAAGATGCAAATATATTTATCTATAAAAATTTAAATGACTTTTACAAAGATGACACTATTTTTTATCTTAAAAAAAGAGACTTTGATGCAGAGCCAGTAGATATCAACAAGAGTGTGGCTCAAATTTCATCTTATGTGACGCAAATCGCGAGCAAAATTATCTCACAGTTAGCAGAAGAAGAAATTTTGTGTGTTGATACCAAAGTTAGTGCGCTTGACATAGAGGATGAGTGCGATTACTTGCGTATTTGTGTTCAGTATTATGGTGATATTTACGCAAGAGTGCTATTTGGAGTAAAAAAAGATAAGTTAGATAAAATTTGCTCTATTTTTATGCCTGAAGGCAATGATTCAAATGATTGTTTAAGTGGATATTCTCAAATTTTTAGTATCATTACAGATAAATTTTTGACTCATCTTTGGCAAAAAGGCATAAAAGTAAAAGTTAGCTTGCCTAAAATTTTATCCGATGATGTTTTTTTCGATCACAATAGTATAGGTATTATGAATAGGCTAGATGCAAAAGATGACGAAATTGGCTTTATATTTGTAACTAAATAA
- the rpmB gene encoding 50S ribosomal protein L28, whose amino-acid sequence MSKRCAITGKGPMIGNNVSHANNKTKRRFLPNLRTIRVTLEDGTTRKIKVAASTLRTMKKQSN is encoded by the coding sequence ATGTCAAAAAGATGTGCGATAACAGGCAAAGGACCGATGATAGGCAACAATGTGAGCCACGCTAACAATAAAACCAAAAGAAGATTCTTGCCAAATCTTAGAACGATTCGTGTTACACTAGAAGATGGTACTACAAGAAAGATAAAAGTTGCTGCTTCTACTCTAAGAACGATGAAGAAACAATCAAACTAA
- a CDS encoding potassium channel family protein has translation MSFLSRLLKFLNWSNSTKPEISLDTELYEQLKPFRFPLISVVLLLLFGTLGYVLIDNFSLIDAFYQAGMTFTTVGFTEVAPITPKGRIFTITFILIGFIIFTLSIGIVVEVLKRGTLISILKERRMLYRIARLKNHFVICYHNLYTIELSAQFRENHIPFVVVDDREDIAELAQIYKYPYFIKAQPHTQIAFLKTHLSSAKGLITLSSNIADNIALIASVRLYEKEIGRRKPYHIITNAETEDDTQRLKKLGADNVVSPSRLVAQRLSAMSVRPDMENLLEQFLYTKNSPIDIEEILVPDYSWIRFKRLKETHLRNITNADIVGIRDINNNFVPMPNGDTLVGTGSKLLVIGTVDGIRLTKRVVKSKHKPEEFKYV, from the coding sequence ATGTCTTTTCTCTCAAGACTTTTAAAATTCCTCAACTGGTCAAACTCTACAAAACCAGAAATAAGCCTAGATACTGAGCTTTACGAACAATTAAAACCTTTTAGATTTCCACTAATTTCAGTCGTATTGCTGTTACTTTTTGGAACATTAGGTTACGTCTTAATAGATAATTTTTCGCTAATAGATGCCTTTTACCAAGCTGGTATGACTTTTACAACAGTTGGTTTTACCGAAGTTGCTCCAATAACTCCAAAGGGCAGAATTTTTACTATCACATTTATACTTATTGGTTTTATTATATTTACACTATCGATTGGTATTGTGGTTGAGGTTTTAAAAAGAGGTACATTAATTAGCATTTTAAAGGAACGACGCATGCTTTATAGGATCGCAAGACTAAAAAATCACTTCGTTATTTGTTATCACAATCTATACACAATCGAACTTAGTGCTCAATTTCGCGAAAATCATATACCTTTTGTTGTAGTCGATGACAGAGAAGATATCGCAGAGCTAGCTCAAATTTATAAATATCCATATTTCATAAAAGCTCAGCCACATACACAAATTGCCTTTTTGAAAACACATCTATCAAGCGCAAAAGGTCTTATAACTCTTAGCTCAAATATTGCTGATAACATCGCCCTTATAGCATCTGTAAGACTTTATGAAAAAGAGATAGGTCGCAGAAAGCCTTATCATATCATCACAAACGCAGAGACAGAAGACGATACGCAAAGATTAAAAAAATTAGGCGCTGACAATGTGGTAAGTCCATCTCGCTTAGTCGCGCAGCGGTTAAGTGCCATGAGCGTAAGGCCGGACATGGAAAATTTATTAGAGCAGTTTTTGTATACAAAAAATTCACCTATCGATATAGAAGAAATTCTTGTTCCTGATTACTCTTGGATAAGATTTAAAAGATTAAAAGAAACTCATCTACGAAACATAACAAATGCAGACATAGTGGGCATTAGGGATATAAATAATAATTTTGTACCAATGCCAAATGGCGATACATTAGTGGGGACAGGATCAAAGCTTTTAGTTATCGGTACCGTTGATGGAATACGTCTAACCAAGCGTGTTGTAAAAAGCAAACACAAACCTGAAGAATTTAAATACGTATAA
- a CDS encoding YdcH family protein, with protein MLHEYTDLINELKKTDARFATLCKKHDELNKKIDDNLAKPSEIDNLKKEKLKLKDEIYAQILKYKK; from the coding sequence ATGTTACATGAATATACAGACCTTATAAATGAGCTAAAGAAAACCGATGCTCGTTTTGCTACTCTTTGCAAAAAACATGATGAGCTAAATAAAAAAATAGACGACAATTTGGCAAAACCATCTGAAATTGATAATTTAAAAAAAGAGAAGTTAAAACTAAAAGACGAAATTTATGCTCAAATTTTAAAGTATAAAAAGTAA
- the epsC gene encoding serine O-acetyltransferase EpsC yields the protein MWESLNELVQTVREKDPSVHKCCFLAILINTPGIHAVLFHKISHFLYKKGHFFLARLISQIARFLTGIEIHPGAKIGRRFFIDHGMGVVIGETAEIGDDVMMYHQVTLGGTGKECGKRHPTVKNGVTIAAGSKILGAITIGENAKIGANSVVLKNVPANATVVGIPARIVRVNGTKFEPEFII from the coding sequence ATGTGGGAGAGTCTAAATGAGCTAGTTCAAACTGTTCGTGAAAAAGACCCATCGGTACATAAGTGTTGCTTTTTGGCAATACTTATAAACACTCCTGGCATTCATGCGGTTTTGTTTCATAAAATTTCTCATTTTTTATATAAAAAAGGGCATTTTTTTCTAGCTAGACTCATCTCACAAATTGCAAGATTTTTAACAGGCATTGAGATCCACCCAGGCGCAAAGATCGGTAGGAGATTTTTTATAGATCATGGCATGGGTGTGGTTATAGGTGAGACAGCTGAGATAGGTGATGATGTAATGATGTATCATCAAGTAACACTTGGAGGCACTGGAAAAGAGTGTGGCAAAAGGCATCCGACTGTAAAAAATGGTGTGACTATCGCAGCTGGCTCAAAGATACTGGGTGCCATAACGATCGGTGAAAATGCCAAGATCGGCGCAAACTCGGTCGTGCTAAAAAATGTCCCAGCAAACGCGACAGTCGTTGGTATACCAGCAAGAATAGTTCGAGTAAATGGGACAAAATTTGAACCAGAGTTTATTATCTAA
- the cysK gene encoding cysteine synthase A, which produces MIYDNIVKTIGNTPIVKVKTGADEAEIYVKLEFFNPGGSVKDRIAFNMITKMLADGTLKHGDTIVEPTSGNTGIGVAMCGAALGFKVILCMPESMSIERRKIVAAYGAQLELTPASGGMKAAIARATELAAQPNHIMLSQFENKYNPQAHELTTAAEIVADFSKLDAFVAGVGTGGTISGVAKVLKEKGYDTEIIAVEPEASPVLSGGNPGPHKIQGIGAGFLPNTMNMSLVSEVEKVSNDDALNAARSIAKSDGLMIGISGGAAYVAAKRVAKRLGAGKKVLFIAPDNGERYLSTELYGA; this is translated from the coding sequence ATGATCTACGATAACATCGTAAAAACGATCGGTAATACACCTATCGTAAAGGTTAAAACAGGTGCTGACGAGGCTGAAATTTACGTAAAATTAGAGTTTTTTAATCCAGGTGGCTCTGTAAAAGATAGGATCGCATTTAATATGATAACCAAAATGCTAGCTGACGGTACGCTAAAACATGGCGATACGATCGTTGAGCCAACGAGCGGAAATACTGGTATTGGCGTAGCGATGTGTGGTGCTGCACTTGGTTTTAAAGTGATACTTTGCATGCCAGAGAGCATGAGCATCGAAAGACGTAAAATAGTGGCTGCTTATGGCGCACAACTTGAGCTTACTCCAGCATCTGGTGGTATGAAAGCAGCGATCGCAAGAGCTACAGAGCTAGCAGCTCAGCCAAATCACATAATGCTAAGCCAGTTTGAAAACAAGTATAACCCACAAGCTCACGAACTAACAACAGCAGCTGAGATTGTGGCTGATTTTAGTAAGCTTGATGCATTTGTAGCTGGCGTTGGTACAGGTGGCACGATAAGCGGCGTGGCAAAAGTTCTAAAAGAAAAGGGCTATGATACTGAGATCATCGCAGTTGAGCCTGAAGCATCGCCGGTTTTAAGTGGTGGCAACCCAGGGCCGCATAAAATTCAAGGCATTGGAGCAGGATTTTTACCAAATACTATGAATATGAGCTTAGTTAGCGAAGTAGAAAAAGTAAGCAACGATGACGCACTAAACGCAGCTAGATCAATCGCTAAAAGTGATGGACTCATGATAGGTATAAGTGGTGGTGCTGCTTACGTAGCCGCAAAAAGAGTAGCTAAAAGACTTGGCGCTGGCAAAAAAGTACTTTTCATAGCTCCAGATAATGGCGAAAGATACTTAAGCACAGAGCTTTACGGAGCGTAA
- a CDS encoding endonuclease III domain-containing protein: MRSTDLFLALLNHKKRNLDELKWPGEGTFEVILGAILVQNTNWKNVEKALNNLKNASKDSLQGICALENSELAILIKPSGFYNTKAKRLKTLCLAIKNEFDNFENFKENVSREWLINVRGVGAETCDAILAYACDKPYMVVDAYALRIMAYFDYTFESYDEAAEWFSSLDYDEIYKFLDSEKFDEVEILKLYHALILEFCKENFKGKILSQNGQKILSSIKN, from the coding sequence ATGAGATCAACCGATCTGTTTTTAGCTTTGCTAAATCACAAAAAGAGAAATTTAGACGAGCTAAAATGGCCAGGTGAGGGCACTTTTGAGGTTATTTTGGGTGCTATCTTGGTGCAAAATACTAACTGGAAAAACGTAGAAAAAGCGCTAAATAATCTAAAAAATGCCAGTAAAGATAGCCTACAAGGCATTTGCGCGCTTGAAAACAGTGAGCTTGCCATACTCATAAAGCCAAGTGGTTTTTACAACACAAAGGCAAAACGCCTAAAGACACTTTGTCTAGCTATAAAAAATGAATTTGATAATTTTGAAAATTTTAAAGAAAACGTAAGTCGTGAGTGGCTAATAAACGTAAGAGGCGTTGGAGCCGAGACTTGCGATGCGATACTTGCTTATGCTTGTGACAAGCCATATATGGTCGTTGATGCTTACGCGCTTAGGATAATGGCGTATTTTGACTATACTTTTGAGAGCTACGATGAGGCGGCTGAGTGGTTTAGTTCGCTTGATTATGATGAAATTTATAAATTTCTTGATAGCGAGAAATTTGATGAGGTTGAAATTTTAAAACTCTACCACGCTCTTATTTTGGAGTTTTGTAAAGAGAATTTCAAAGGTAAAATTTTAAGCCAAAATGGTCAAAAAATATTAAGCAGCATTAAAAATTAA
- a CDS encoding ATP-binding protein, whose amino-acid sequence MIDWGVKYAAIYKSTKGMLKPVDDIDFVDIDSLYGLEKQKEILLKNTLNFIEGKDANHVLLWGERGCGKSSLVRAIFTKFYKAGLRIIEIGCEDLKYLGDIIDEIRKSEFKFIIFCDDLSFENGSNEYKFLKPIMDGSIQKPPKNVLLYATSNRRHLISEFKSENENSELIDGEIHYSDAAQEKISLSDRFGLWISFYQGNYDEYLKMVDFYFKDYTGDKDELHTLAKNFATLRASRSGRTAKQFYLTFKENLK is encoded by the coding sequence GTGATAGATTGGGGTGTGAAATACGCAGCGATTTATAAAAGTACAAAAGGCATGCTAAAACCAGTTGATGATATTGATTTTGTAGATATCGACTCACTTTATGGACTAGAAAAACAAAAAGAAATTTTGCTAAAAAATACTCTAAATTTTATAGAAGGCAAGGATGCGAACCACGTGCTTCTTTGGGGCGAGAGAGGATGTGGCAAGTCAAGCCTTGTAAGGGCTATTTTTACTAAATTTTATAAAGCCGGACTTCGCATCATTGAGATCGGCTGCGAGGATCTAAAATACCTTGGCGACATTATCGATGAGATCAGAAAGAGCGAGTTTAAATTTATCATTTTTTGCGACGATCTAAGCTTTGAAAATGGTAGTAATGAGTATAAATTTTTAAAGCCTATTATGGATGGCTCTATCCAAAAGCCGCCTAAAAACGTACTTTTATACGCCACATCAAACCGCAGACATCTAATAAGCGAGTTTAAAAGCGAAAATGAAAACTCAGAGCTAATTGACGGCGAAATCCACTACAGCGATGCAGCTCAGGAGAAAATTTCTCTATCAGATCGCTTTGGTCTTTGGATCAGCTTTTATCAAGGCAACTACGACGAGTACCTAAAAATGGTTGATTTTTACTTTAAAGACTACACTGGCGACAAAGATGAGCTTCACACTCTTGCTAAAAATTTTGCCACGCTAAGAGCCAGCAGAAGCGGCAGGACTGCAAAGCAGTTTTATCTAACTTTTAAAGAAAATTTAAAATGA
- the mfd gene encoding transcription-repair coupling factor produces MQAKVYEYLLTHAPQILICEDDKEAELCADAASFAGFSAFRLPDFRAKKGDDLRSFNEELFEISSVLSKYYKFDGKKIIISPFSTLLNPLPTQKNLESSTIKLKDNLNLSEFTDLLIRFGYECVDIVESVGEFSIRGEVIDIYGVNMDDPVRILLFGDEVESIRNYNTATQISNKAELSEAEIVPFIANLSKDEFEKVSQKIEDMQSDALVSDLNSLGFWVIDSFSDYLKVFDSKLVKKIDFEIYDVPKEKFKGIEILPEPKFYKDLEVTLNFDFFELNKSKSITVLSRNEGLFKGYELDSFTNVKLEISPLVVNITSSDKIVVSLNKFEKKRRVKRSSLVVDELKVNDYVVHEDYGIGKFLGLEKIKVLGATKEFVVIAYQNDDKLLLPVEHLNLIDRYIAQNGSMAVLDRLGKANFAKIKEKVREKLFAIASKIVAMAAKRELVAGKILQKEDISYLNFVQDAGFSYTSDQQKAVNDIKDELKSGKVMDRLLSGDVGFGKTEVAMNAIFTCIKSGFSAFFFVPTTLLSSQHYKTLSQRFSKFGIKVFRLDRFSSAKEKSSLQKALKENEPIVCVGTHALLGVKAENLGLIVVDEEHKFGVKQKEQLKEISQHSHILSMSATPIPRSLNMALSKIKTYSILATPPSSRLDVRTSVREWDEKVVKEAIMRELRRGGQTFYIHNHIADIEQTANELRKILPKLRILILHSKVNAKVAEDEMMKFERGEYDLLLCTSIVESGIHLPNANTIIVENANKFGMADLHQLRGRVGRSDKQAYCYFLVEDKDAISKDALKRLVALEGNSFLGAGSVLAYHDLEIRGGGNIIGEAQSGHIEAIGYSLYLKMLEDEINKLLNQDSAKLDKIDLKLSVSAFLNQEFIREDRLRLEIYRRLSKCKEVAEVYEIQSELEDRFGKIDTFTKQFLDVIIIKILALKAGIKTISNSEQNILITKNDDEKIRLKSRSKDDDDVLAEILVYLRKDKK; encoded by the coding sequence ATGCAAGCAAAGGTCTATGAGTATCTTTTAACACACGCCCCACAAATTCTCATCTGTGAAGATGACAAAGAGGCGGAACTTTGCGCTGATGCGGCCAGTTTTGCTGGTTTTAGTGCATTTAGGTTACCTGATTTTAGAGCTAAAAAGGGCGATGATCTAAGAAGCTTTAACGAAGAGCTTTTTGAAATTTCATCCGTTCTTAGCAAATACTATAAATTTGATGGCAAAAAGATCATCATAAGCCCATTTAGCACGCTTTTAAACCCACTTCCAACGCAAAAAAACCTAGAAAGCTCAACGATCAAGCTAAAAGATAATCTAAATTTAAGCGAATTTACCGACTTACTCATACGCTTTGGCTATGAGTGTGTAGATATCGTTGAGAGCGTTGGTGAGTTTAGTATCCGCGGTGAAGTGATCGACATTTACGGCGTAAATATGGATGATCCTGTTAGGATTTTACTCTTTGGTGATGAGGTTGAGAGCATAAGAAACTATAACACTGCCACGCAAATTAGCAATAAAGCCGAGCTAAGCGAGGCCGAGATCGTTCCTTTTATCGCAAATTTAAGTAAAGACGAGTTTGAAAAGGTCAGCCAAAAGATCGAAGATATGCAAAGTGACGCCCTGGTGAGCGACCTAAATTCGCTTGGATTTTGGGTGATCGATAGCTTTAGTGACTATTTAAAAGTTTTTGACTCAAAGCTTGTTAAAAAGATCGATTTTGAAATTTATGATGTGCCCAAGGAGAAATTTAAGGGCATTGAAATTTTACCTGAACCAAAGTTTTATAAAGACCTAGAGGTCACTTTAAATTTTGACTTTTTTGAGCTAAATAAAAGCAAAAGCATAACCGTTCTTTCAAGAAATGAGGGACTTTTTAAGGGCTATGAGCTTGATAGCTTTACAAATGTAAAGCTTGAAATTTCGCCTCTTGTGGTAAATATAACTTCAAGCGACAAGATCGTAGTCTCACTAAATAAATTTGAGAAAAAAAGGCGAGTTAAACGCTCAAGTCTTGTGGTAGACGAGTTAAAAGTAAATGACTATGTCGTGCATGAAGACTATGGTATAGGTAAATTTTTAGGGCTTGAAAAGATCAAAGTTTTGGGTGCTACGAAGGAATTTGTGGTCATTGCTTATCAAAATGACGACAAGCTTCTTTTGCCAGTAGAGCATCTAAATCTAATCGATCGCTACATCGCACAAAATGGCTCTATGGCGGTGCTTGATCGCCTCGGCAAGGCAAATTTTGCCAAGATAAAAGAAAAGGTTAGAGAAAAACTCTTTGCGATCGCTTCAAAGATCGTAGCAATGGCGGCAAAAAGAGAGCTCGTGGCTGGTAAAATTTTGCAAAAAGAAGACATCTCTTATCTAAATTTTGTTCAAGACGCTGGCTTTTCATATACGAGTGATCAGCAAAAAGCGGTAAATGATATAAAAGATGAGCTAAAAAGCGGAAAGGTCATGGATAGGCTGCTTAGCGGAGATGTTGGCTTTGGTAAGACTGAAGTTGCGATGAATGCTATATTTACCTGCATAAAATCAGGCTTTAGCGCCTTCTTCTTTGTCCCAACGACGCTGCTTAGCTCGCAGCACTACAAGACGCTAAGCCAGAGATTTAGCAAATTTGGCATAAAGGTCTTTAGGCTAGATCGCTTCTCAAGTGCTAAAGAAAAATCAAGCCTGCAAAAAGCGCTAAAAGAAAATGAGCCTATAGTTTGCGTGGGTACGCATGCACTTCTTGGTGTAAAGGCTGAAAATTTGGGGCTTATAGTGGTTGATGAGGAGCATAAATTTGGCGTTAAGCAAAAAGAGCAGCTAAAAGAAATTTCTCAGCACTCGCACATCTTAAGTATGAGTGCCACGCCGATACCAAGAAGCCTAAATATGGCACTTAGCAAGATAAAAACATATAGCATTTTAGCCACTCCGCCAAGCTCGAGGCTGGATGTGAGGACAAGTGTCAGAGAGTGGGACGAGAAGGTCGTCAAAGAGGCGATCATGCGTGAGCTAAGACGCGGTGGTCAGACCTTTTACATCCACAACCACATCGCAGACATCGAGCAGACGGCAAATGAGCTAAGAAAAATTTTGCCAAAGCTTAGAATTTTGATACTTCACTCAAAGGTAAATGCAAAAGTCGCTGAAGATGAGATGATGAAATTTGAGCGTGGCGAGTATGACTTGCTGCTTTGCACCAGCATCGTTGAAAGCGGCATCCACTTGCCAAATGCAAACACTATAATCGTAGAAAATGCTAATAAATTTGGTATGGCTGACCTGCATCAGCTCCGTGGGCGAGTTGGCAGAAGCGATAAGCAGGCTTACTGCTACTTTTTGGTTGAAGATAAAGATGCCATTAGCAAGGACGCTTTAAAACGACTTGTGGCGCTTGAGGGCAACTCGTTTTTGGGCGCTGGCTCGGTGCTTGCCTATCACGACCTTGAGATAAGAGGTGGTGGCAACATCATCGGAGAGGCACAAAGCGGCCACATCGAGGCTATCGGCTACTCGCTATATCTAAAGATGCTAGAAGATGAGATAAACAAGCTTCTAAATCAAGACTCCGCAAAGCTTGACAAGATCGATCTAAAGCTTAGTGTAAGTGCCTTTTTAAATCAAGAATTTATAAGAGAAGATAGGCTAAGGCTTGAAATTTATAGGCGCCTTAGCAAGTGTAAAGAGGTAGCCGAGGTCTATGAGATACAAAGCGAGCTTGAGGATAGATTTGGCAAGATAGATACATTTACAAAGCAGTTTTTAGACGTTATCATCATCAAAATTTTAGCTCTAAAAGCTGGCATAAAAACGATCTCAAACAGCGAGCAAAACATACTAATAACAAAAAATGATGATGAGAAAATCAGGCTAAAGTCACGTAGCAAGGACGATGATGATGTTTTGGCTGAAATTTTGGTCTATCTAAGAAAGGATAAGAAGTGA
- a CDS encoding Mur ligase family protein encodes MSLAKFLDGKPLYYKEIDYGRIIRAYATIKEHIKPFKIIHIIGTNGKGSTGRFLAQILSQNGAKVGHYTSPHIFKFNERFWLNGEVASDEILEAAHERLQGLLSDEYKIKTSYFEYMTLLSAVLFEGCDYFVCEAGMGGVLDATNVFEKELSIFTPIGLDHTAVLGDSLEEISRTKFEAMGKRAILNDEMNEISVAIAKEIASERGAILSFPREILTKENLNEIANYADKFNLPEFLRSNLTLAYAAAKILDNSIDIKKLGTLTLRGRCEKIASNLYVDVGHNELGAKAVAKKFSSKEFSDKKLTLVYNSFLDKDFKAVLAALKPVVEDVLLYHYYCEGRELGGELINKALNELEISHREFEPSDMNDIKEAKNGKIYLAFGSFHLAEAFLKEYYASKGL; translated from the coding sequence ATGAGCCTAGCTAAATTTCTTGACGGCAAACCACTTTACTACAAAGAGATTGACTATGGCAGGATTATTAGAGCGTATGCGACTATAAAAGAGCATATAAAGCCATTTAAGATTATTCACATAATAGGCACAAATGGCAAAGGCAGTACAGGCCGCTTTTTAGCGCAAATTTTAAGCCAAAATGGTGCAAAAGTAGGGCACTACACAAGCCCTCATATATTTAAATTTAACGAGCGATTTTGGCTAAATGGTGAGGTTGCTAGCGATGAAATTTTAGAAGCAGCTCACGAGCGCTTGCAAGGACTTCTAAGCGATGAATACAAGATAAAAACGAGCTATTTTGAGTATATGACGCTGCTTTCTGCCGTGCTTTTTGAGGGTTGCGACTATTTTGTCTGCGAAGCTGGCATGGGTGGTGTGCTTGATGCGACAAATGTTTTTGAAAAAGAGTTAAGTATTTTTACGCCTATTGGACTCGATCATACGGCAGTTCTTGGAGATAGCTTAGAAGAAATTTCTCGCACGAAATTTGAAGCTATGGGTAAAAGAGCTATTTTAAATGATGAGATGAACGAGATAAGCGTTGCTATCGCAAAAGAGATCGCAAGCGAGAGGGGCGCAATTTTGAGCTTCCCAAGAGAAATTTTAACCAAAGAAAATTTAAACGAGATCGCAAACTATGCAGATAAATTTAATCTGCCAGAGTTTTTACGATCAAATTTAACTCTAGCCTACGCCGCAGCTAAAATTTTAGATAATAGCATAGATATCAAAAAGCTTGGTACTCTTACGCTTCGAGGCAGATGCGAAAAGATCGCTTCAAATTTATATGTGGATGTTGGTCACAACGAGCTTGGCGCAAAGGCTGTGGCTAAGAAATTTAGCTCTAAAGAGTTTAGTGACAAGAAGCTAACTCTAGTTTATAACTCGTTTTTAGATAAAGATTTCAAGGCGGTTTTGGCAGCTTTAAAGCCAGTCGTTGAGGACGTGCTGCTTTATCACTACTACTGCGAGGGCAGGGAGCTTGGCGGAGAGCTCATAAATAAAGCGTTAAACGAGCTTGAAATTTCACATAGAGAGTTTGAGCCAAGCGATATGAACGATATAAAAGAGGCAAAAAACGGCAAAATTTATCTAGCCTTTGGCTCATTTCATCTAGCCGAAGCCTTTTTAAAAGAGTACTATGCAAGCAAAGGTCTATGA